CACATCGCCCTCGAGATCGTCGACAGCTTCAAGAACAAGATGATCGTGCGCGTCGTGCAGACCATCGCGCTCGTGATCGTCGTAGCGGTGGGCGCCGGCCTCGTCGCCGAGGCGTGGGCGCTCGTCACGACCCAGGGCATCATCAAGTCGCCCGTTCTGCGCCTCCCCATGTCGTTCGTCTACATCCCCGTTCTCATCGGTGTCGCGAGCCTCACCATCCGGGCCGCCATCGCCGCCATCGACGTCGTCATCAACGGCCCGCACCTCGCGGACTACGAAGAAAGTGAAGTGACGGCCGCATGAGTCTCATCGTTCTCGGCCTCCTCATCGCCGTACTCCTCGTCATCCGTGTGCCCGTCGCGTTCGCCTTCCTCGGCCCCTCCATGCTCTACATGGTGCTCGAGGGCCAGTCGACCGGCATGGCGCTGCGCAGCGTCACCAACGCGATGGGCAGCTTCCCGCTGCTCGCCGTGCCACTCTTCATCTTCCTGGGCGCCCTCGCCAACCATGCGGGAATCGCCGACCGGCTCTTCCGCTTCGCCCTCGCCGTGCTGGCGCGGGTGCGGGGCAACCTCGGCTACGTCGCCGTCGGCACCAGTGTCGGCTTCTCCTGGATGAGCGGATCGGCCGTCGCCGACGCCGCCGCGCTGGGCAAGGTGCAGATCCCGGCCATGATCCGTGCGGGCTACAGCCGACGCTTCGCGACCGGCGTCAATGCCGCCTCGTCGCTCGTCGCGCCCGTCATGCCCCCGAGCATCCCCGCCGTCATCTTCGCCGGGCTCGCCGCCATCTCGACCGGCGCGCTGTTCGCGGCATCCGTCATCCCGGCGCTGCTGATGGCAGCCGGCCTCTGCATCGTCGTGTGGGTGCTCGTGCGACGCAACCCCAGCATCCAGAAGGGCGTGTGGGACAGGGCCGAGGTCATTGCGTCGAGCAAGGGCGTCATCCTGCCGATGGTCACGCCGTTCATCATCCTCGGCGGAATCCTCGGCGGCTTCTTCACCCCCACGGAGGCCGCAGCCGTCGGCGTCGCCTACATCCTTCTCGTCGGGCTCCTGCAGCGCTCGCTGAGCCTCAAGGGTTTCATCACGGCGGTCAAGGAGTCGGTCATGACGACCGCCTCCATCATGGTCA
This portion of the Homoserinimonas aerilata genome encodes:
- a CDS encoding TRAP transporter large permease, with translation MSLIVLGLLIAVLLVIRVPVAFAFLGPSMLYMVLEGQSTGMALRSVTNAMGSFPLLAVPLFIFLGALANHAGIADRLFRFALAVLARVRGNLGYVAVGTSVGFSWMSGSAVADAAALGKVQIPAMIRAGYSRRFATGVNAASSLVAPVMPPSIPAVIFAGLAAISTGALFAASVIPALLMAAGLCIVVWVLVRRNPSIQKGVWDRAEVIASSKGVILPMVTPFIILGGILGGFFTPTEAAAVGVAYILLVGLLQRSLSLKGFITAVKESVMTTASIMVIVASASLLGYILARERLPQLLTEFFFTLTDNPTVFMALAAVLMLILGTVIDATAILVLVVPILMPIAVQYGVDPIVLGVMLIISLMIGLLTPPVGTVLFVTAAVSRTRVGEVFKGCLPFIIPSLVIVVLVILFPDAVMWLPGVLGL
- a CDS encoding TRAP transporter small permease, with the protein product MSSTQPRQRRQGPLWRIVSILTAVEIVIGAIALLAIFVLVFMQAAQRYTSFESFAWTGELAKFAMIWLSFSVMGVLVTSRGHIALEIVDSFKNKMIVRVVQTIALVIVVAVGAGLVAEAWALVTTQGIIKSPVLRLPMSFVYIPVLIGVASLTIRAAIAAIDVVINGPHLADYEESEVTAA